A part of Acidobacteriota bacterium genomic DNA contains:
- a CDS encoding VOC family protein, which yields MARVGHFEIHADNPQRAIEFYSAILGWEFTNWGGGWDYWLIKTGPAEEPGIDGGLLPRRGDRPQLGQAVNAYVCTAMVKSLKDTISAIEQHGGTIALPTMAVPGVGWLAYFHDTEGNIFGAMQQDANAK from the coding sequence ATGGCAAGAGTCGGACATTTCGAAATTCACGCGGACAATCCGCAACGCGCAATTGAGTTTTACAGCGCAATACTCGGATGGGAGTTTACCAATTGGGGCGGCGGATGGGATTACTGGCTGATCAAAACAGGCCCCGCAGAAGAGCCGGGCATTGACGGTGGATTGCTTCCGCGTCGCGGAGATCGTCCGCAACTCGGTCAAGCCGTCAACGCATACGTTTGCACGGCAATGGTCAAATCGCTGAAAGATACAATCTCGGCAATTGAACAGCATGGAGGGACGATTGCCTTGCCGACAATGGCCGTGCCCGGCGTAGGCTGGCTGGCGTATTTTCACGACACCGAAGGCAACATCTTTGGCGCAATGCAGCAGGATGCGAACGCGAAATGA
- a CDS encoding Gfo/Idh/MocA family oxidoreductase yields MSRTVKTAVIGVGHLGKEHARIYHTLEASELVAVCDTNETNGRAIAEKYNTRFVRDYRELLGEVEAVSVATPTVNHHEATCAFLEAGVGVLVEKPISRTLAEADEMIGLAEAKNAVLQVGHIERFNPAFQALLKQISNPKFFEAHRMGIFTMRSLDIDVVMDLMVHELDIIASLAGSEVVRIEAVGIPILTQKIDLANARLEFANGCIANITASRVASERLRKLRVFQPNEYYSLDYAEQVVGMFKLTPPKSAGALPEIVAQGLEVTRREPLLAEIESFVSAVRNQTTPVVTGAEGCRALALALEVLDKIKAHSAHAGISLNFE; encoded by the coding sequence ATGAGTCGAACCGTCAAAACCGCAGTTATCGGCGTAGGCCATCTGGGCAAAGAACACGCCCGCATCTATCACACGCTGGAAGCTTCAGAACTCGTCGCCGTATGCGACACCAACGAAACCAACGGGCGAGCAATCGCCGAAAAATACAATACGCGTTTCGTCCGCGATTACCGCGAACTGCTCGGCGAAGTCGAAGCCGTCAGCGTCGCCACCCCAACCGTCAATCATCACGAAGCGACCTGCGCATTTCTGGAAGCGGGCGTCGGCGTTCTGGTCGAAAAACCCATCTCGCGCACGCTGGCCGAAGCCGACGAAATGATCGGGCTGGCCGAAGCAAAAAACGCCGTCCTGCAAGTCGGCCACATCGAACGGTTCAATCCGGCGTTTCAGGCGTTGCTCAAACAAATCTCCAATCCGAAATTTTTTGAAGCGCATCGCATGGGCATATTCACCATGCGGTCGCTGGACATTGATGTGGTGATGGATTTGATGGTGCATGAATTGGACATCATTGCCAGTTTGGCGGGCAGCGAAGTCGTCCGCATCGAAGCCGTGGGCATTCCCATCCTGACGCAGAAAATTGACCTGGCCAATGCGCGACTGGAATTCGCCAATGGTTGCATCGCCAACATCACCGCCAGCCGCGTCGCCAGCGAACGGTTGCGAAAGCTGCGCGTCTTTCAACCGAACGAGTATTACTCGCTGGATTATGCCGAACAGGTGGTGGGAATGTTCAAACTGACGCCGCCGAAATCCGCTGGCGCGTTGCCGGAAATCGTCGCGCAGGGATTGGAAGTCACCAGGCGCGAGCCGCTGTTGGCCGAAATCGAATCCTTTGTTTCCGCAGTTCGTAACCAAACTACGCCGGTCGTTACCGGAGCAGAAGGCTGCCGCGCGCTGGCCTTGGCCCTGGAAGTTTTGGACAAGATCAAAGCGCATTCGGCGCACGCCGGCATCAGCCTGAATTTTGAATAA
- a CDS encoding glycosyltransferase family 39 protein, with protein sequence MKFNREASILKPITVQSSKLPLEQTKNLAHSIDRYFPLALVVLCAAIFFYGLGKLPFIGPDEPRYVQVAREMFISGDWVTPKLGGIKWFEKPALTYWLSAAGYNLFGENEFGARFFIAVVATLGVLLVFWFGKRIRSARFGYLSAAALATCGMWPGFARAATFDLPLSVAMTLALASFFIWEQREENQSKNRFWFLMCVALGVGVLAKGLVGIVLPAPVIVLYALLVGRLKVLFKPKLLWIGSVIFLATAATWYAPVIARHGRDFINEFFIAHHFQRYLSNKYKHPQPVYFFFLVALAGSFPWMFYLIANAWRSLRNWRETLADHLRLFLWLWVIVTIGFFSFSGSKLPGYVLPIFPAIALLVGLELERWWQPVVERREKLLAAMTAAFIAIVGIAAIFVSHRELGVTLRDAALLGVTTVAVALGYLLVWVWRGGQAATLSLPFLLIAIVIAATHWIFPALGNRESLKPLAQAAVFAAQPGERLVFFVNEDHGINFYATELPWRDTKSELVVLNSDANVALMAAASPTKSILVASRKRWSDGLTNSDKLVTEQLGEQDFSASCSPDCDWVLLRARRKQ encoded by the coding sequence TTGAAATTTAACCGCGAAGCTTCGATTTTGAAACCCATAACCGTGCAATCCAGCAAACTTCCTCTCGAACAAACCAAAAATCTCGCCCACAGCATTGACCGTTATTTTCCGTTGGCGTTGGTCGTTTTATGTGCCGCAATCTTTTTTTACGGTCTGGGCAAGTTGCCATTCATCGGCCCGGATGAGCCGCGTTACGTGCAGGTCGCGCGAGAAATGTTTATCAGCGGCGATTGGGTGACGCCAAAACTCGGCGGCATCAAATGGTTTGAAAAACCTGCGTTGACCTATTGGTTGTCGGCGGCGGGATACAACCTGTTCGGCGAAAATGAATTCGGCGCGCGATTTTTCATCGCTGTCGTCGCAACCCTGGGCGTACTGCTGGTTTTCTGGTTCGGCAAACGAATTCGTTCGGCGCGATTTGGGTACCTGAGCGCGGCGGCGTTGGCCACCTGCGGAATGTGGCCGGGGTTTGCTCGTGCGGCGACTTTCGATTTACCGCTGTCTGTGGCGATGACCTTGGCGCTGGCCAGCTTTTTTATCTGGGAACAGCGCGAAGAAAACCAAAGTAAAAATCGGTTCTGGTTTTTGATGTGTGTTGCCTTGGGCGTGGGCGTGCTGGCAAAAGGTTTGGTCGGAATTGTGCTGCCTGCACCGGTTATTGTGCTGTACGCGTTGTTGGTCGGACGGCTGAAAGTTTTGTTCAAACCGAAGTTGCTGTGGATCGGCTCGGTAATTTTTCTGGCAACGGCGGCAACGTGGTACGCGCCGGTGATTGCTCGGCACGGACGCGACTTCATCAACGAATTTTTCATCGCGCATCACTTCCAACGCTATCTGAGCAACAAATACAAACATCCGCAACCGGTGTACTTTTTCTTTCTGGTCGCATTGGCGGGCAGCTTTCCGTGGATGTTTTACCTGATCGCGAACGCCTGGCGATCCTTACGAAACTGGCGCGAAACGCTGGCAGATCACTTGCGGCTGTTTTTGTGGTTGTGGGTGATCGTGACGATTGGGTTCTTTTCGTTTTCCGGATCGAAGCTGCCTGGATACGTCTTGCCGATCTTTCCGGCGATTGCCTTGCTGGTCGGGTTGGAGTTGGAACGGTGGTGGCAACCGGTTGTCGAACGGCGCGAAAAGCTTTTGGCTGCGATGACCGCAGCGTTCATCGCCATCGTGGGAATTGCGGCGATTTTCGTCAGCCATCGCGAACTGGGCGTCACCTTACGCGATGCCGCGCTGTTGGGCGTCACCACTGTCGCGGTGGCGCTTGGGTATTTGCTTGTGTGGGTTTGGCGAGGCGGGCAAGCCGCGACGTTGTCACTGCCATTTCTACTAATTGCCATCGTCATTGCAGCGACGCATTGGATCTTTCCGGCGCTTGGCAACCGCGAATCGCTTAAGCCATTGGCGCAAGCCGCCGTCTTTGCCGCGCAACCGGGTGAACGATTGGTGTTTTTCGTCAACGAAGATCACGGCATCAATTTTTACGCGACGGAATTGCCGTGGCGCGACACAAAATCGGAATTGGTGGTGCTGAATTCGGATGCCAATGTGGCGCTGATGGCGGCGGCCAGTCCGACCAAAAGCATTTTGGTCGCTTCGCGCAAACGCTGGAGCGACGGACTGACAAATTCTGACAAGCTGGTGACGGAACAACTGGGCGAACAGGACTTCAGCGCAAGTTGTTCGCCCGATTGTGACTGGGTGCTGCTGCGCGCCCGTCGTAAGCAATAA
- a CDS encoding Gfo/Idh/MocA family oxidoreductase — protein MSQLNIGVVGLGWVAGAHIEAFNHIPDAKVTAVCSRRELDEVEISAKYGTPLKAYRDYEAMLARPDIHVIDICTPHPFHPEQAIAAAKAGKHLIIEKPLAINYEDAVAMRNAIHAAGVQSCVCFEVRFSMQGTMLRSAIDQGLLGKLHYAEVDYYHGIGPWYGQFPWNVKKDMGGSSLLTAGCHAMDLLLWYMDSEVEEVTSYATRSSNPIFDSYEYPSSTVTILKFKDGKVGKCASIVDCLQPYYFHIHLVGSEGSLLDNRIYSAKLKGMNKAKWSTLETGLIDSGDVADHPYQPQFQAFVDAVNNNRKMPLTDFDTAFESHRVVFAADLSATEGRTVKMSELKF, from the coding sequence ATGAGTCAGCTAAACATTGGCGTCGTCGGCCTGGGTTGGGTTGCCGGAGCGCACATTGAAGCGTTCAACCACATTCCCGACGCAAAAGTCACTGCCGTCTGTTCACGGCGCGAACTGGATGAAGTTGAGATTTCGGCAAAATACGGCACGCCGCTGAAAGCGTACCGAGATTACGAAGCGATGCTCGCCCGACCGGACATTCACGTGATTGACATCTGCACGCCGCATCCATTCCACCCGGAACAAGCCATTGCTGCCGCCAAGGCCGGAAAGCATCTGATCATCGAAAAACCTCTCGCCATCAACTACGAAGATGCTGTCGCCATGCGCAATGCGATTCACGCGGCAGGCGTGCAATCCTGCGTCTGTTTTGAAGTCCGATTCAGCATGCAAGGGACGATGCTGCGTTCGGCGATTGACCAGGGCCTGCTCGGCAAACTGCATTACGCCGAGGTGGATTATTACCACGGCATCGGCCCCTGGTACGGACAGTTTCCCTGGAACGTCAAGAAAGATATGGGCGGAAGCTCCCTGCTGACCGCCGGATGCCACGCGATGGATTTGCTGCTGTGGTACATGGATTCCGAAGTCGAAGAAGTCACCAGCTACGCCACGCGCAGCAGCAATCCGATTTTTGACTCGTATGAATACCCAAGCTCGACGGTGACTATTTTGAAATTCAAAGACGGCAAAGTCGGGAAATGCGCTTCGATTGTGGATTGTTTACAGCCGTATTATTTCCACATTCATCTGGTCGGCAGCGAAGGCAGTTTGCTGGACAACCGCATTTACAGCGCCAAGCTGAAAGGCATGAACAAAGCCAAGTGGAGCACACTGGAAACCGGTTTGATTGATTCCGGCGATGTCGCCGATCACCCATACCAGCCGCAGTTTCAGGCTTTTGTGGATGCGGTGAACAATAACCGGAAAATGCCGCTCACGGATTTCGACACGGCCTTCGAATCGCATCGCGTAGTCTTCGCAGCGGATTTGTCAGCGACAGAAGGTCGAACGGTGAAAATGTCCGAGTTGAAATTTTGA
- a CDS encoding PIG-L family deacetylase: protein MAHPDDAEILLGGTLFHLKALGWELGIITMTSGDCGSATHTREEISRIRYSEAKAATDFLGAWYECAGLMDVEVFANAKNQRRVVELMRQFAPDVVITHSPVDYMLDHEETSRLVRGASFALSMPLYQTRQIAPAKPTGTTPALYYADPIEGIDAMGERRWPQFYINITETIERKKQMLGHHASQRDWLRAHHGIDQYLIRMADWAANYGRECGVDYAEGFRQHLGHGYPHEPELQNALKQFIKTTPTKPHQEHTKP, encoded by the coding sequence ATGGCGCATCCCGATGATGCGGAAATTCTGCTTGGCGGGACACTTTTCCACCTGAAAGCATTGGGTTGGGAACTTGGCATCATCACAATGACCAGCGGCGATTGTGGTTCGGCAACGCATACCCGAGAAGAAATTTCCCGCATTCGTTATTCGGAAGCCAAAGCCGCAACCGATTTTCTTGGCGCCTGGTATGAATGCGCCGGACTGATGGACGTGGAAGTATTCGCCAACGCCAAAAATCAGCGCCGCGTGGTCGAGTTGATGCGACAGTTTGCTCCGGATGTTGTCATTACGCATTCGCCCGTGGATTACATGCTCGATCACGAAGAAACTTCTCGACTGGTTCGCGGAGCGAGTTTTGCGCTTTCGATGCCGCTTTACCAAACACGGCAAATCGCTCCGGCCAAACCGACAGGGACGACTCCGGCGCTGTATTACGCCGACCCGATTGAAGGCATTGATGCCATGGGCGAACGCCGCTGGCCACAGTTTTACATCAACATCACGGAAACCATCGAACGCAAAAAACAGATGCTCGGCCATCACGCTTCGCAACGCGACTGGTTGCGCGCGCATCACGGGATAGATCAGTATTTGATTCGGATGGCTGACTGGGCGGCAAACTACGGTCGGGAATGCGGTGTAGATTACGCCGAAGGATTCCGCCAGCATTTGGGACACGGCTATCCCCACGAACCTGAGTTGCAAAACGCACTCAAGCAATTCATCAAAACAACTCCCACGAAGCCACACCAAGAACACACGAAACCGTGA
- a CDS encoding DUF1501 domain-containing protein, with amino-acid sequence MSRRAWLRAAGLGFGSVSLAALLAEENKLFAATSDDNPLAPKAPHFPATAKRVIFLFMHGGPSSIDTFDPKERLIRDNGKPLPIKRPLAFADGPVGPLMKPLWDFKPGGKSGVPVSDLFPHIRECVDDMCIIRSMVGEGVDHGAAMLQTFTGVSNFVRPSMGSWTVYGLGTENQNLPGFITIKPTLSHGGAKNWSSAFLPGAYQGTAIGNSGLKVDDIKNEPIEYLLSKHLSPDEQRMELELLQNINRRHNELRRQDPQLEARIHAFELAFRMQTEAPEAFQVDKESEATKKLYGLDDPITADFGWQCLLARRLAERNVRYIQCTHSYKWDQHSELYNLHTKNAREVDKPIAGLLKDLKSRGLLKDTLVIWAGEFGRTPVSESGDGRDHNPYGYSIWMAGGGVKGGFVYGATDDIAYHAVEDRMHIHDFHATMLHLLGLDHERLTYRYSGRDFRLTDVAGVVAKKIIA; translated from the coding sequence ATGTCACGCCGAGCCTGGTTGCGCGCAGCCGGATTGGGATTTGGCTCGGTTAGTTTGGCGGCCTTGCTGGCCGAAGAAAACAAACTGTTTGCTGCCACATCGGACGACAATCCGCTCGCTCCGAAAGCTCCGCACTTTCCTGCAACAGCCAAACGCGTCATCTTTTTGTTTATGCATGGCGGGCCGTCTTCGATTGACACTTTTGACCCGAAGGAGCGATTGATCCGCGACAACGGCAAACCGCTGCCGATCAAACGTCCGCTGGCATTTGCCGATGGGCCGGTCGGGCCGCTGATGAAACCGTTGTGGGATTTCAAACCGGGCGGAAAAAGCGGCGTTCCGGTCAGCGACCTCTTTCCCCACATACGCGAATGCGTGGACGATATGTGCATCATTCGCTCGATGGTCGGCGAAGGCGTTGATCACGGCGCGGCGATGTTGCAAACCTTCACGGGCGTGTCGAATTTCGTTCGACCCAGCATGGGGTCATGGACGGTGTATGGGTTGGGAACGGAAAACCAGAACTTGCCGGGTTTCATCACCATCAAACCGACGCTGTCTCACGGCGGAGCCAAAAACTGGTCTTCGGCGTTTCTGCCCGGTGCTTATCAGGGTACAGCCATTGGCAATTCCGGCTTGAAAGTGGACGACATCAAAAACGAACCGATCGAATATCTGTTAAGCAAGCATTTGTCGCCAGACGAACAACGGATGGAACTGGAACTGCTGCAAAACATCAATCGGCGGCACAATGAACTTCGAAGGCAGGACCCGCAACTCGAAGCGCGCATTCATGCATTTGAACTCGCGTTCCGCATGCAAACCGAAGCGCCCGAAGCATTCCAGGTGGACAAGGAATCCGAAGCGACCAAAAAACTGTACGGATTGGACGACCCCATCACGGCGGATTTCGGCTGGCAATGTTTGCTGGCTCGGCGATTGGCAGAACGCAATGTGCGGTACATTCAATGCACGCACAGTTACAAATGGGATCAGCACAGCGAGCTTTACAACCTGCACACCAAAAATGCCCGCGAAGTGGACAAACCCATCGCCGGTTTGCTCAAGGATTTGAAGTCGCGCGGTTTGTTGAAAGATACGCTGGTCATCTGGGCAGGTGAATTTGGCCGCACACCGGTTTCGGAAAGCGGCGATGGTCGCGATCATAACCCTTACGGTTACAGCATCTGGATGGCTGGCGGCGGAGTCAAAGGCGGCTTCGTTTACGGCGCAACGGATGACATCGCTTACCACGCCGTCGAAGACCGAATGCACATTCACGACTTCCACGCGACCATGCTGCATCTGCTGGGCCTGGATCACGAACGGCTGACGTATCGTTACAGCGGACGGGATTTTCGGCTGACTGATGTCGCCGGTGTCGTCGCCAAGAAAATTATCGCTTGA
- a CDS encoding DUF1569 domain-containing protein: MKKTFSNQTDRAAIINRLRQLRPDSQRRWGKMTAHQAVCHLNDSFKARSGEKKTAPVDNWFTRSIMKWVALETSLPWPHGVKTMPEFDQFIGGTPPDDFTRDCSQLEAMIEQFCQPSDASSYAPHAFFGQMTEAEWLRWGYLHCDHHLRQFGV, translated from the coding sequence ATGAAAAAGACTTTTTCCAATCAAACGGATAGAGCGGCAATCATCAATCGGTTGCGCCAATTGCGCCCGGACAGCCAACGGCGTTGGGGCAAAATGACTGCGCATCAAGCAGTTTGTCATTTGAACGATTCTTTCAAAGCCAGAAGCGGCGAAAAAAAGACTGCGCCAGTGGACAACTGGTTTACGCGGTCAATTATGAAGTGGGTGGCGCTTGAAACGTCTTTGCCCTGGCCGCACGGCGTCAAAACCATGCCGGAATTCGACCAGTTTATTGGCGGCACTCCGCCCGACGATTTCACACGCGATTGCTCACAGCTTGAAGCAATGATCGAACAGTTCTGCCAACCTTCTGACGCTTCCAGTTATGCTCCGCACGCGTTTTTCGGTCAGATGACGGAAGCCGAATGGCTGCGCTGGGGATATTTGCATTGCGATCATCATTTGCGCCAATTCGGCGTTTGA
- a CDS encoding PSD1 domain-containing protein yields the protein MSATNNRLKLLIFICFIVALVSASSVINPASAAQTNGHSENSAEFFEKRIRPVLVANCAKCHDPKAQVAQLDLTTAEGFAKGGESGALVNKENPEESRLLKAISYDDSLKMPPTGKLKAEDIAALIEWVKMGAPWPKAKTEAVAESKPAAPKSTREFTEEEKKFWAYQPLANPSVPKVKNSAWVKSPVDAFILAKLEEQNLTPAPPADKLTLLRRATYDLIGLPPTEKEINDFLADSSPKAFEKVVERLLASPRYGEKWGRNWLDVARYADSTGNDEDHRYPFAWKYRDYVIEAFNNDLPYDQFVREQIAGDQLPAKDGSKEYPDAVNRRGIIATGFLALGPKAVAQQDKKKMLYDVYDEQVDVTSKAFLGLTLACARCHNHKFDALLTKDYYSMINIFASTKSFTNPDSHVSVVFEKPLVPKSEWEKYEAARKQHQAKEKRLRTELDEIVDTVREPAAKQQAARLADYMLAARKVYTGNAKIEELAQQESLSKDALERWVKFLKPADLTPQHLLAWRNAPAEKLADVAEEYQRTFQTRLQDWHGRVAKWRVECQKAIAENKASLPDKPKFEAGDDRFFDGVYFDDEGPLSLSIKDKTKFSAAQQQRIIELQKELETLKKNLPAEPDLACAIEDGQPVAQKVFMRGDYNNPGEDAPKAFPAILSAFDTKPNFSGSGRLQLAEWLTQPEHPLTTRVMVNRIWQWHFGEGLVRTPDNFGKMGDRPSHPELLDFLAREFVKRGWSIKSMHRLIMLSSAYQMASLNPNLADNADSDNRLLTRFNRRRMTVEELRDGLLAIDGSLDLTMGGSLQKGRGTDGENNQGRLSLNPEHLKRRTVYIPLRRANLPTLLNLFDFGDATSMQGKRQLTNVSTQALFWLNSEFLTERSATLVKTLLADAALNDSARIEALYLRVLNRKAEQNEIEQALKYITAFRQKATGENPGHKAWQSFCHVLMASNDFLYID from the coding sequence ATGTCGGCGACGAATAATCGGCTGAAACTTCTGATTTTTATTTGTTTCATCGTGGCGCTTGTGTCCGCCAGTTCAGTTATCAATCCTGCGTCAGCCGCGCAGACAAACGGGCACTCAGAAAACTCGGCGGAATTTTTTGAGAAACGAATCCGCCCGGTCCTGGTCGCCAATTGCGCCAAATGCCATGACCCAAAAGCTCAAGTCGCTCAACTGGATTTGACCACCGCGGAAGGTTTCGCCAAAGGCGGCGAAAGCGGCGCGCTCGTCAACAAAGAAAATCCTGAAGAAAGCCGGTTGCTGAAAGCCATCAGTTATGACGACAGTTTGAAAATGCCTCCGACCGGCAAGTTGAAAGCAGAAGACATCGCCGCGTTGATCGAGTGGGTGAAGATGGGGGCTCCGTGGCCGAAAGCGAAAACAGAAGCGGTCGCCGAATCAAAACCGGCAGCGCCGAAATCTACGCGGGAATTCACCGAAGAAGAAAAGAAGTTTTGGGCGTACCAACCATTGGCAAATCCGTCGGTTCCAAAGGTCAAAAACTCCGCCTGGGTGAAATCGCCGGTTGATGCTTTCATTCTGGCCAAGCTGGAAGAACAAAATCTGACGCCCGCTCCGCCCGCGGACAAACTGACGCTCTTGCGTCGCGCGACTTATGACTTGATTGGCTTACCGCCCACGGAAAAAGAGATCAATGACTTCCTTGCCGATTCTTCGCCAAAAGCATTTGAAAAAGTCGTCGAGCGATTGCTGGCTTCACCACGGTATGGCGAAAAATGGGGACGCAACTGGTTGGACGTGGCGCGATACGCCGATTCGACCGGCAACGACGAAGATCATCGCTATCCGTTTGCCTGGAAATATCGCGATTACGTGATCGAGGCTTTCAACAACGATTTGCCGTACGATCAATTCGTGCGCGAACAAATTGCGGGAGATCAATTGCCAGCCAAAGACGGTTCGAAAGAATATCCGGATGCCGTCAATCGGCGCGGCATCATCGCCACTGGCTTTTTAGCCCTGGGGCCGAAAGCCGTCGCGCAGCAGGACAAAAAGAAAATGCTGTACGACGTTTACGACGAACAGGTGGACGTGACATCAAAAGCGTTTTTGGGTCTGACGCTGGCCTGCGCGCGATGCCACAACCACAAATTCGATGCGCTGTTGACCAAAGATTACTACTCGATGATCAACATCTTCGCTTCGACGAAAAGCTTCACCAATCCCGATTCGCACGTATCCGTCGTGTTTGAAAAACCGCTGGTTCCGAAATCCGAGTGGGAAAAGTACGAAGCCGCGCGCAAACAGCATCAAGCCAAAGAAAAGCGCCTTCGCACGGAGTTGGATGAGATTGTTGATACCGTCAGAGAACCAGCCGCAAAACAACAAGCTGCGCGATTGGCGGATTACATGCTGGCCGCGCGCAAGGTTTACACCGGCAACGCCAAAATCGAAGAACTTGCGCAGCAAGAAAGCCTTTCTAAAGATGCGTTGGAACGCTGGGTCAAATTCCTGAAGCCTGCGGATTTGACCCCCCAGCATTTGCTGGCTTGGCGAAATGCGCCTGCGGAAAAGCTGGCCGATGTCGCCGAGGAATATCAGCGCACATTTCAAACTCGTTTGCAGGATTGGCACGGACGCGTTGCCAAATGGCGCGTTGAGTGCCAGAAAGCCATTGCCGAAAACAAAGCTTCCCTGCCCGACAAACCAAAGTTTGAAGCCGGTGATGACCGTTTCTTTGATGGCGTGTATTTTGATGACGAAGGACCGCTCAGCCTTTCAATTAAAGACAAAACCAAATTCTCCGCTGCACAGCAACAACGCATCATTGAGCTGCAAAAAGAACTGGAAACGCTGAAAAAGAATCTGCCCGCCGAACCCGATTTGGCCTGCGCCATCGAAGACGGCCAACCAGTCGCGCAAAAAGTGTTCATGCGCGGCGATTACAACAATCCGGGCGAAGATGCGCCAAAGGCGTTTCCGGCAATTTTGTCTGCGTTCGACACCAAGCCGAATTTTTCCGGCAGCGGCCGTTTGCAATTGGCCGAATGGTTGACGCAACCCGAACATCCGCTGACTACGCGCGTGATGGTCAATCGCATCTGGCAATGGCATTTCGGAGAAGGGTTGGTTCGCACGCCGGATAATTTCGGCAAGATGGGGGACCGTCCATCGCATCCGGAACTGCTGGATTTTCTGGCGCGCGAATTCGTTAAGCGCGGATGGTCAATCAAATCCATGCACCGTTTAATTATGCTGTCCAGCGCGTATCAAATGGCCAGTTTGAATCCGAACCTTGCCGACAATGCCGACAGCGACAATCGGTTGTTGACCCGATTCAATCGCCGCCGAATGACGGTCGAAGAATTGCGCGACGGATTGCTGGCGATTGACGGTTCGCTGGATTTAACGATGGGCGGCTCGCTGCAAAAAGGTCGCGGCACGGACGGCGAAAACAACCAGGGACGATTGAGCTTGAACCCCGAACACCTGAAACGCCGCACGGTGTACATCCCATTGCGCCGCGCGAATTTGCCCACGCTGTTGAACCTGTTTGATTTTGGCGATGCGACTTCGATGCAGGGCAAACGCCAATTGACCAACGTTTCAACGCAGGCGCTGTTCTGGCTCAACAGCGAATTTCTGACGGAGCGTTCGGCAACGTTGGTCAAAACGCTGCTGGCGGATGCCGCGCTGAACGATTCAGCGCGGATCGAAGCGCTTTACCTGCGCGTGCTCAATCGCAAGGCGGAACAAAACGAAATTGAACAGGCGCTGAAGTACATTACGGCGTTTCGACAAAAAGCCACGGGTGAAAACCCGGGCCACAAAGCGTGGCAGAGTTTCTGTCACGTGCTGATGGCTTCCAACGATTTTCTTTACATTGATTGA
- the aroB gene encoding 3-dehydroquinate synthase has translation MSIYTTQKVHVALDERSYDITIADGALKQVGEITRAALGGKTRKLAIISNARVHEFYGRAVERSLKQAGFDTQTHLMGEGERAKSLQSAEKALAFMIANRFERSDAVVALGGGVVGDLAGFVAACYQRGVRYVQIPTTFLAMIDSSVGGKTAVNHRLGKNLIGAFHQPRAVIIDPQTLATLPKRELRAGLYEALKYGVIWDRALFDLLKEKLADVFALDGELLAKIIARCCEIKAEVVTTDERESGLRRILNFGHTVGHALEAVTAYRRLKHGEAVGYGMQCASTISEKAGIIPPAEAQAIKFGVDELSRFGRMKLPRIDDLKVQDVVAATAHDKKVAQGKLPLILPTKIGEVVVRDDIPPEIIRASVRELLSTVTRG, from the coding sequence ATGAGCATCTACACGACACAAAAAGTTCACGTTGCGCTCGACGAACGAAGTTATGACATCACCATTGCCGACGGTGCGCTGAAACAAGTCGGTGAAATCACGCGAGCGGCGCTTGGCGGGAAGACACGCAAGCTGGCGATCATCTCGAATGCGCGCGTTCACGAGTTTTATGGCCGAGCCGTTGAACGGAGTTTGAAGCAGGCGGGTTTTGACACGCAGACGCATTTGATGGGCGAAGGCGAACGGGCGAAATCGCTTCAGTCGGCGGAAAAAGCGCTGGCGTTTATGATCGCCAATCGCTTCGAGCGCAGTGATGCGGTTGTCGCGCTCGGCGGCGGCGTCGTAGGCGATTTGGCGGGATTCGTCGCGGCGTGTTACCAACGCGGCGTGCGTTACGTGCAGATTCCGACGACTTTTCTGGCGATGATTGACAGTTCGGTTGGCGGCAAAACGGCAGTCAATCATCGGTTGGGCAAAAATCTGATCGGAGCGTTTCATCAGCCGCGTGCTGTCATCATTGATCCGCAAACGCTGGCAACGCTGCCAAAACGCGAACTGCGCGCAGGGCTGTACGAAGCGTTGAAGTACGGCGTGATCTGGGATCGGGCGCTGTTCGATTTGCTCAAGGAAAAGCTCGCCGATGTCTTTGCGCTTGATGGCGAATTGCTGGCGAAAATCATCGCTCGATGCTGCGAAATCAAAGCCGAGGTCGTCACCACAGACGAACGCGAATCCGGATTGCGGCGAATTCTGAATTTCGGCCATACGGTTGGCCACGCGCTGGAAGCGGTGACGGCTTACAGGCGATTGAAACACGGCGAAGCCGTTGGCTACGGAATGCAATGCGCTTCTACCATTTCGGAAAAAGCGGGTATAATTCCGCCTGCTGAAGCTCAAGCCATAAAGTTTGGTGTTGATGAACTGAGCCGGTTTGGCCGAATGAAATTGCCCCGCATTGATGATCTGAAGGTTCAGGATGTTGTTGCTGCCACGGCGCACGACAAGAAAGTTGCCCAAGGAAAGCTCCCCCTCATTTTGCCAACAAAGATCGGTGAAGTGGTTGTCCGCGACGACATTCCACCGGAAATCATTCGCGCCAGCGTGCGCGAATTGTTGAGTACTGTTACGAGAGGTTGA